In Phenylobacterium zucineum HLK1, one DNA window encodes the following:
- the addA gene encoding double-strand break repair helicase AddA gives MSVRLPPEHHQRIAADPGRSAFVTANAGSGKTKTLIDRVARLLLARAEPETILCVTYTKAAAAEMQRRLFKRLGDWSVMPDGPLTEELAHLEGRPAAAYDDLRLSEARALFARALETPGGLKIQTIHAFCEKLLRRFPLEAGISPGFRVMDDAAAAAIAAAARAGVARHALKGEGRVAEAYARLSVALDFGSFQQMFLDFEARRGRLRDFFDSRGGYEGALAWVWDACGLEPGQDAEALERAAVAALDRNLWRAAAEALAAGTATDVKCAGQLRAVAETPTLSGALAALFTEKGEGTPATWVGKTSGLKAHEGLRMALLTEQDRLAAARERLRGARVAADTLDALTLAEAYLAAYRVEKQLAGALDFADLIEKTRALLASRPAAAWVLYKLDGGIDHILVDEAQDTAPDQWEIVRALTGEFFAGEALPRRGELDRTLFVVGDEKQSIYSFQGADPERLILETRRYVAEIAAAGRNGASVPLHASFRSTEEVLAFVDAVFGAGVPPGVEPLEHIPMRAGERGCVDLWPLEREPKGEAREAWDAPLDVEGEESATKRLARNIACEIRDLVRRGDAVADRDGRRPARYGDVLILVRKRGALFEEILRALKHAGIPVAGADRLALSEHIVFDDLMALARFALFPADDLTLAALLKSPFCDLDDAALFDLAHGREGSLWRTLLARAGERPDWAAAAGFLQAMREAAREHGPFGFYARALGVRGSDGRSMRSRLLRRLGAEAQDALDEFLAQVLAAEGRGVHDLETLAADFAGLDIIVKRELEGGRDEVRVMTAHGAKGLEAPIVVLPETTSDQGARGSPMLETADGGFLWCASGKADCEASAAARALRQDKETEESLRLLYVALTRARERLILCGRIPSNRKEDGLKGWWAAIRAGFEHEAIAPHLRQAACGEVLATRYGPDPEPLGRRVAADAVAAAAPAWSAVSPPPEAFARYASPSDLGEGTVVAAPSPLAAAQGLGRFRRGDLIHRLLQLLPDLAPPERAAGAAALLRRETDLADDQRAEMAAAALSVLEDPRFAEVFGPGSRAEVAIAGGAAALPPALRISGRIDRLVILPDRVLVADFKTNRPSPGRIEDADPAYLRQMALYSAVLAEVFPGRRIEAALVWTDGPKLMPVPENLMAQALAELRRSG, from the coding sequence GTGAGCGTCCGCCTGCCGCCCGAGCACCACCAGCGGATCGCCGCCGACCCCGGCCGCTCGGCCTTCGTCACCGCCAACGCCGGCTCGGGCAAGACCAAGACCCTGATCGACCGTGTCGCGCGCCTGCTGCTGGCCCGGGCCGAGCCCGAGACCATTCTGTGCGTCACCTACACCAAGGCCGCCGCCGCCGAGATGCAGCGGCGGCTGTTCAAGCGGCTGGGCGACTGGTCGGTGATGCCCGACGGCCCCCTGACCGAGGAGCTGGCCCACCTCGAGGGCCGGCCGGCCGCGGCCTACGACGACCTGCGCCTGTCCGAGGCCCGCGCCCTGTTCGCCCGCGCGCTGGAGACGCCCGGCGGCCTGAAGATCCAGACCATCCACGCCTTCTGCGAGAAGCTGCTCCGGCGCTTTCCGCTGGAGGCCGGCATCTCGCCGGGCTTCCGGGTGATGGACGACGCCGCGGCCGCCGCGATCGCCGCCGCCGCCCGCGCCGGCGTGGCCCGCCACGCGCTGAAGGGCGAGGGCCGGGTCGCCGAGGCCTACGCGCGCCTGTCGGTGGCGCTGGACTTCGGATCGTTCCAGCAGATGTTCCTCGACTTCGAGGCCCGCCGCGGCCGGCTCCGGGACTTCTTCGACAGCCGCGGCGGCTATGAGGGCGCGCTCGCCTGGGTCTGGGACGCCTGCGGGCTCGAACCCGGCCAGGACGCCGAGGCGCTGGAGCGGGCCGCCGTCGCCGCCCTCGACCGCAACCTCTGGCGCGCCGCCGCCGAGGCCCTCGCCGCCGGCACGGCCACCGACGTCAAGTGCGCAGGTCAGCTCCGCGCGGTGGCCGAGACGCCGACCCTGTCCGGAGCGCTCGCCGCCCTGTTCACCGAGAAGGGCGAGGGGACCCCCGCGACCTGGGTCGGCAAGACCTCGGGCCTGAAGGCGCACGAGGGCCTGCGGATGGCCCTGCTGACCGAGCAGGACCGCCTGGCCGCCGCCCGCGAGCGGCTGCGCGGCGCCCGGGTCGCCGCCGACACCCTGGACGCGCTCACCCTCGCCGAGGCCTACCTCGCGGCCTACCGCGTCGAGAAGCAGCTCGCCGGCGCCCTCGACTTCGCCGACCTGATCGAGAAGACCCGCGCCCTCCTGGCCAGCCGCCCGGCCGCCGCCTGGGTGCTCTACAAGCTGGACGGCGGCATCGACCACATCCTGGTCGACGAGGCCCAGGACACCGCTCCCGACCAGTGGGAGATCGTGCGCGCCCTGACCGGCGAGTTCTTCGCCGGCGAGGCCCTGCCCCGGCGCGGCGAGCTGGACCGCACCCTGTTCGTCGTCGGCGACGAGAAGCAGTCGATCTATTCCTTCCAGGGCGCCGACCCCGAGCGGCTGATCCTGGAGACCCGACGCTACGTGGCCGAGATCGCCGCGGCGGGCCGGAACGGCGCCTCGGTGCCGCTGCACGCCTCGTTCCGCTCGACGGAGGAGGTGCTGGCCTTCGTGGACGCGGTGTTCGGCGCCGGGGTGCCGCCGGGCGTGGAGCCGCTGGAGCACATCCCCATGCGCGCCGGCGAGCGCGGCTGCGTCGACCTGTGGCCGCTGGAGCGCGAGCCGAAGGGCGAGGCCCGCGAGGCCTGGGACGCGCCTCTCGACGTCGAGGGCGAGGAGAGCGCCACCAAGCGGCTGGCCCGCAACATCGCCTGCGAGATCCGCGACCTCGTCCGGCGCGGCGATGCGGTGGCCGACAGGGACGGCAGGCGCCCCGCCCGCTACGGCGACGTGCTGATCCTGGTCCGCAAGCGCGGCGCGCTGTTCGAGGAGATCCTGCGCGCGCTGAAGCACGCGGGGATCCCGGTGGCCGGCGCCGACCGGCTGGCTCTGTCCGAGCACATCGTCTTCGACGACCTGATGGCGCTGGCGAGGTTCGCGCTCTTTCCCGCCGACGACCTGACCCTGGCGGCCCTGCTGAAGAGCCCGTTCTGCGACCTGGACGACGCGGCGCTGTTCGACCTCGCCCACGGCCGGGAGGGCTCGCTCTGGCGCACGCTGCTGGCCAGGGCCGGCGAGCGCCCCGACTGGGCGGCGGCGGCCGGGTTCCTGCAGGCCATGCGCGAGGCCGCCCGCGAGCACGGGCCGTTCGGCTTCTACGCCCGGGCGCTGGGGGTCCGCGGGTCCGACGGCCGTTCGATGCGCAGCCGCCTCCTGCGCCGGCTGGGCGCGGAGGCGCAGGACGCGCTGGACGAGTTCCTGGCCCAGGTGCTGGCCGCCGAGGGCCGCGGCGTGCACGACCTGGAGACGCTGGCGGCGGACTTCGCCGGCCTCGACATCATCGTGAAGCGCGAGCTGGAGGGCGGCCGCGACGAGGTCCGGGTGATGACCGCCCACGGCGCCAAGGGCCTGGAGGCGCCGATCGTCGTCCTGCCCGAGACCACCTCGGACCAGGGCGCGCGGGGCTCGCCGATGCTGGAGACCGCCGACGGCGGCTTCCTGTGGTGCGCCAGCGGCAAGGCCGACTGCGAAGCCTCGGCGGCGGCCCGGGCGCTGCGGCAGGACAAGGAGACCGAGGAGTCCCTGCGGCTGCTCTACGTCGCCCTCACCCGGGCGCGCGAGCGGCTGATCCTGTGCGGCCGCATCCCCTCGAACCGCAAGGAGGACGGGCTGAAGGGCTGGTGGGCCGCCATCCGCGCCGGCTTCGAGCACGAGGCAATCGCCCCGCACCTGCGCCAGGCCGCCTGCGGCGAGGTGCTGGCCACCCGCTACGGGCCCGATCCCGAGCCGCTGGGCCGCCGGGTCGCCGCCGACGCCGTCGCGGCCGCCGCGCCCGCCTGGTCGGCGGTCTCTCCGCCCCCGGAGGCCTTCGCCCGCTACGCCTCCCCGTCCGACCTGGGCGAGGGGACGGTGGTGGCCGCGCCCTCGCCGCTGGCCGCCGCCCAGGGGCTCGGCCGCTTCCGGCGCGGCGACCTGATCCACCGCCTGCTGCAGCTCCTGCCCGACCTGGCGCCCCCCGAGCGCGCCGCCGGCGCGGCCGCCCTGCTGCGCCGCGAGACTGACCTTGCCGACGACCAGCGGGCCGAGATGGCCGCCGCCGCGCTCTCGGTTCTGGAGGATCCGCGGTTCGCCGAGGTGTTCGGGCCGGGCTCGCGGGCCGAGGTGGCGATCGCCGGCGGGGCGGCGGCGCTGCCGCCGGCCCTGCGGATCTCGGGCCGGATCGACCGGCTGGTGATCCTGCCGGACCGGGTGCTGGTGGCCGACTTCAAGACCAACCGCCCCTCGCCCGGCCGCATCGAGGACGCCGATCCCGCCTACCTGCGCCAGATGGCGCTCTACAGCGCCGTCCTGGCCGAGGTCTTCCCCGGCCGGCGGATCGAGGCCGCCCTCGTCTGGACCGACGGGCCCAAGCTGATGCCCGTTCCAGAAAACCTGATGGCCCAGGCGCTGGCCGAGCTGCGCCGTTCTGGTTGA